The Polymorphobacter megasporae genome window below encodes:
- a CDS encoding D-alanyl-D-alanine carboxypeptidase family protein — protein sequence MVPMVVAAMPENCTISAPAGALAANVASLGTMAWAPFGRPETGWTVYYPRVAVDIGTTCPVASEGFAAKLAGWQASHHLAPTGVFDLLTFPAMKAKWQAARPFAHINGKTNCPPPPPPEALATAAPRESFVGKTIQLRTAALAAYRAMVADARHDPAIAAERRSLTIFSAYRDPDADAARCTAEGNCNGIVRATCSAHRTGLALDMWVGQAPGYGPDSTADANRAAMVASPAYRWLLVHAKQYGFVNYVFEPWHWEWTGEPI from the coding sequence ATGGTTCCGATGGTCGTCGCGGCAATGCCCGAAAACTGCACAATATCGGCTCCCGCCGGAGCGCTGGCGGCGAACGTCGCCTCGCTCGGCACGATGGCGTGGGCCCCGTTCGGGCGGCCCGAAACTGGGTGGACGGTTTATTATCCGCGCGTCGCGGTCGACATCGGCACGACCTGCCCGGTGGCGAGCGAGGGCTTCGCGGCGAAGCTCGCGGGCTGGCAGGCGAGCCATCACCTCGCGCCGACGGGGGTGTTCGACCTGCTGACCTTCCCTGCGATGAAGGCGAAGTGGCAGGCGGCGCGGCCGTTCGCGCATATCAACGGCAAGACCAACTGCCCGCCGCCGCCACCGCCCGAAGCGCTCGCGACGGCTGCACCGCGCGAAAGCTTCGTCGGCAAGACGATCCAGCTCCGCACCGCCGCGCTCGCCGCATACCGGGCGATGGTCGCCGATGCCCGCCACGATCCCGCGATCGCCGCCGAGCGGAGGTCGTTGACGATCTTTTCAGCCTACCGCGACCCCGACGCCGACGCTGCGCGCTGCACCGCCGAGGGCAATTGCAACGGCATCGTCCGCGCGACATGCTCGGCGCACCGCACCGGGCTCGCGCTCGACATGTGGGTCGGACAGGCCCCGGGCTACGGCCCCGATTCGACCGCCGACGCCAACCGCGCGGCGATGGTCGCCTCCCCGGCGTACCGCTGGCTGCTGGTCCACGCCAAGCAATATGGCTTCGTCAATTACGTTTTCGAGCCGTGGCACTGGGAGTGGACCGGGGAGCCGATCTGA
- a CDS encoding thiamine pyrophosphate-binding protein, producing the protein MIAGAPLFLDLLRANGVDFVFGNPGTTELPLVDAFAAETGIRYILGLNEVVVMGMADGYAQATGRLAVANLHAAPGLGNAMGMLYNAAKAGAPILVTAGQQDTTIALTEPLLWADLATMARPLVKWSTEVTRIDDLPRTVHRAIKVALTAPTGPVFLSIPGDVLTASVEAIDAMAPTRIGPRLRGDLDAIAAAAELIAASVSPVIFAGDAVPRSGAYAELAALAEAIGAPVYLEGMANTAAFPSNHPLYAGSVARMTPAVRALTDGHDLVISIGADLLTQSQAAGVEALAPGKPLIHLDDDAWEIGKNFPATAAILGDPKATLPDLIAAVLHRMPVASARRAATEANIAGRQAALIARAEAEADTLPLRPLAVLHAIAQLLPDDAIVIEETLSTGMNTVRQLMPATRPDSWFGMRGGGIGVALPQAIGIKLAHPDRPVIALSGDGSAMYSIQALWTAAHYRLGIVAIIVNNRSYRILKQRTRALGGPSAASGSYVGMDLTDPAIDFVALSEAQGVPAIRVSTLSDLRDAVARGLAGPGTLLIEVEIDTEV; encoded by the coding sequence ATGATCGCCGGTGCCCCCCTGTTCCTCGACCTGCTGCGTGCCAACGGGGTCGACTTCGTCTTCGGCAATCCGGGCACGACCGAGCTGCCGCTGGTCGACGCCTTCGCCGCCGAAACCGGCATCCGCTATATCCTCGGGCTCAACGAAGTCGTCGTGATGGGCATGGCCGACGGCTATGCGCAGGCGACCGGGCGGCTCGCAGTCGCCAATCTCCACGCCGCGCCGGGCCTCGGGAACGCGATGGGGATGCTGTACAATGCGGCGAAGGCGGGGGCGCCGATCCTCGTCACCGCCGGGCAACAGGACACGACGATCGCGCTGACCGAGCCGCTGCTGTGGGCCGATCTCGCGACGATGGCGCGCCCGCTGGTCAAATGGTCGACCGAGGTGACGCGGATCGACGACCTGCCGCGCACCGTCCACCGCGCGATCAAGGTCGCGCTGACCGCCCCGACCGGCCCGGTGTTCCTGTCGATCCCCGGTGACGTGCTGACCGCGTCGGTCGAGGCGATCGACGCGATGGCTCCGACCCGGATCGGGCCGCGGCTGCGTGGAGACCTCGACGCGATCGCGGCGGCGGCGGAGCTGATCGCAGCGTCGGTGAGCCCGGTGATCTTCGCCGGTGATGCGGTGCCGCGTTCCGGGGCATACGCCGAACTCGCCGCGCTGGCCGAGGCGATCGGCGCGCCGGTCTATCTCGAGGGCATGGCGAACACCGCCGCCTTCCCGTCGAACCACCCGCTGTATGCCGGGTCGGTGGCGCGGATGACCCCGGCGGTGCGCGCGCTGACCGATGGCCACGACCTCGTCATCTCGATCGGCGCCGACCTGTTGACCCAGTCGCAGGCGGCGGGGGTCGAGGCGCTCGCGCCGGGGAAGCCGTTGATCCACCTCGACGACGATGCGTGGGAGATCGGCAAGAACTTCCCCGCGACCGCTGCGATCCTCGGCGACCCCAAGGCGACGCTGCCCGACCTGATCGCCGCGGTCCTGCACCGGATGCCGGTCGCGTCGGCGCGGCGCGCGGCGACCGAGGCGAACATCGCCGGACGCCAGGCGGCGCTGATCGCCCGCGCCGAGGCCGAGGCCGACACCCTGCCGCTGCGCCCGCTCGCCGTCCTCCACGCGATCGCCCAACTGTTGCCCGACGACGCGATCGTCATCGAGGAGACGCTGTCGACCGGCATGAACACCGTCCGCCAGTTGATGCCCGCGACGCGCCCCGACAGCTGGTTCGGGATGCGCGGCGGCGGCATCGGCGTCGCACTGCCGCAGGCGATCGGGATCAAGCTCGCCCACCCCGACCGACCGGTGATCGCGCTGAGCGGCGACGGCAGCGCGATGTATTCGATCCAGGCGCTGTGGACCGCGGCGCATTACCGGCTCGGCATCGTCGCGATCATCGTCAACAATCGCTCGTACCGCATCCTCAAGCAGCGGACCCGCGCGCTCGGCGGCCCGTCGGCGGCGAGCGGTTCGTATGTCGGCATGGACCTGACCGACCCGGCGATCGACTTCGTCGCGCTGAGCGAGGCGCAGGGCGTCCCCGCGATCCGGGTGTCGACGCTGTCCGACCTGCGCGATGCGGTCGCCCGGGGACTGGCCGGGCCGGGGACGTTGCTGATCGAGGTCGAGATCGACACCGAGGTCTGA
- a CDS encoding alpha/beta hydrolase codes for MTIASYRGMDRAALDTAYNNVRADLDYQARLADFKARSNALYRDAAVRRDIAYGTQPRQRFDWMSCGRAEAPTFVFIHGGYWQNYAKDDLAFVAAGPLASGFNVALVEYTLAPEASMTGIVGEIRLLLDFLSDGKGDIGFRAKPVCLCGHSAGGQLAALHREHPAVTRTLSISGLFELEPIALSWLNEKLRLSPAEVESFSPMYKIGAGASAIVAVGDAELPELKRQSRDYADALGLHAQEAMFLSLAGHSHFSILDDLSDPRGTIMSAVTGQFAPDLGLSTAVPLHV; via the coding sequence ATGACGATAGCGTCCTACCGCGGAATGGATCGAGCTGCACTCGACACCGCCTATAACAATGTCAGGGCCGACCTGGACTACCAAGCGAGATTGGCCGACTTCAAGGCACGGAGCAACGCGCTTTATCGTGATGCGGCCGTGAGGCGCGACATTGCTTATGGCACCCAACCGCGCCAGCGCTTCGATTGGATGTCGTGCGGTAGAGCGGAGGCTCCAACCTTCGTCTTCATCCACGGCGGTTATTGGCAAAATTACGCAAAGGACGACTTGGCCTTCGTTGCCGCTGGTCCCCTGGCGAGCGGCTTCAATGTTGCGCTCGTCGAATATACGCTTGCACCAGAGGCATCGATGACTGGCATCGTCGGCGAGATCCGGTTGCTGCTCGACTTCCTCAGCGATGGCAAGGGCGACATCGGGTTTCGCGCAAAGCCGGTCTGCCTCTGCGGACATTCTGCCGGTGGCCAACTGGCTGCGCTTCACCGCGAGCATCCAGCGGTGACACGCACGCTTTCGATCAGCGGGTTATTCGAGCTGGAGCCGATCGCTCTTTCCTGGCTGAATGAAAAGCTGCGCCTTTCCCCGGCGGAAGTTGAGTCGTTCAGTCCGATGTATAAGATTGGCGCCGGGGCTAGCGCGATCGTGGCCGTCGGCGACGCCGAGCTCCCCGAGCTCAAACGCCAGTCGCGCGACTATGCAGATGCGCTTGGACTGCACGCGCAGGAGGCCATGTTCCTGAGTCTCGCGGGCCATTCCCACTTTTCGATACTTGATGATTTGTCAGACCCACGGGGAACGATCATGTCCGCAGTCACTGGCCAATTTGCGCCGGACCTCGGCTTATCAACCGCGGTGCCACTACATGTGTAG
- a CDS encoding protein-disulfide reductase DsbD family protein has product MIRFLSLLLALLAPIAAVADVLPSGGNNVRVELIAESAAPAPGKPVTLAIVLTPKPGWHTYWSNPGEAGFAPKATWTGATAGSLRFPVPVTLLVSGLMNYVYEAPATLLVDVTGATGPVSVKLNYLVCTTEICVPESAEASVALHPGDGAPDPAVAARFAAARAALPVPLAGAHYALDKGRFALGVPVADPAGVTAAYFFPAADGAVDYSSPQVVSVAGKLLRIETKADPKARGSIDGVLRIERGGKAEGFALSASPGSVPAAGAAGKRDGTATVFATALLLAIAGGVILNIMPCVFPILSLKALSLAKGGSSPADARRDALAYAAGVIVVCTGLGALILGLRAAGTQVGWAFQLQDPRVIAGLLLLTTAIALNLAGLFELGNFGGGQSLASKPGAAGSFWTGALAAFVATPCTGPFMAGALGAALVLPPAAGLLVFAGLGLGLALPFIAIGFVPALRRRLPKPGAWMATFRSILSIPMFLTALALAWVLGRQAGVGGMTLGIGGAMLIGLALWWYGSRQRAFVSGWPPLLAAAVAAVAAVALVVPQTSTATTVDAPAGLAAAKFSEPALAALTAVHTPAFVYFTADWCLTCKVNERGAIASSDVAAAFKRGGVKTLVGDWTNGDPVLGRFIEAHNRAGVPLYLFYHRDGRVEVLPQVLTVATLTGLAV; this is encoded by the coding sequence ATGATCCGTTTCCTCAGCCTCCTCCTCGCACTCCTCGCCCCCATCGCGGCGGTGGCCGATGTGCTTCCGAGCGGCGGCAACAATGTCCGCGTCGAGCTCATCGCCGAAAGCGCCGCCCCCGCCCCCGGCAAGCCGGTGACGCTGGCGATCGTGCTGACGCCGAAGCCCGGCTGGCACACCTACTGGTCGAACCCCGGCGAGGCGGGCTTTGCGCCTAAGGCGACGTGGACCGGGGCGACTGCGGGATCATTGCGCTTTCCAGTGCCGGTGACGTTGCTCGTGTCGGGGTTGATGAACTACGTCTATGAAGCGCCTGCGACGCTGCTCGTCGACGTCACCGGCGCGACCGGGCCGGTGAGCGTTAAGCTCAACTACCTCGTCTGCACGACCGAGATCTGCGTCCCCGAGTCCGCCGAGGCGAGCGTCGCGCTCCATCCCGGCGACGGCGCGCCCGACCCTGCCGTCGCTGCGCGCTTCGCCGCCGCGCGCGCCGCGCTGCCGGTGCCGCTCGCGGGCGCACATTATGCGCTCGACAAGGGGCGGTTCGCGCTCGGGGTGCCGGTCGCCGACCCTGCCGGGGTGACCGCCGCCTATTTCTTTCCCGCCGCCGACGGTGCGGTCGACTACTCCAGCCCGCAGGTCGTCAGCGTTGCGGGCAAGCTGCTGCGGATCGAGACCAAGGCCGACCCCAAGGCGCGCGGGTCGATCGATGGCGTCCTGCGCATCGAGCGCGGCGGCAAGGCCGAGGGCTTCGCGCTGTCAGCTAGCCCCGGTTCGGTCCCGGCGGCGGGCGCGGCGGGGAAGCGCGACGGCACCGCCACCGTCTTCGCCACTGCACTTCTCCTCGCGATCGCCGGGGGAGTCATCCTCAACATCATGCCGTGCGTCTTTCCGATCCTCAGCCTGAAGGCGCTGAGCCTTGCCAAGGGCGGAAGCTCGCCCGCCGACGCGCGGCGCGACGCGCTCGCCTACGCCGCCGGGGTGATCGTGGTCTGCACCGGGCTCGGCGCGCTGATCCTCGGGCTTCGTGCGGCGGGGACACAGGTCGGCTGGGCGTTCCAGTTGCAGGACCCGCGCGTCATCGCCGGGCTGCTGCTGCTGACGACGGCGATCGCGCTCAACCTCGCCGGACTGTTCGAGCTCGGCAATTTCGGCGGCGGGCAGAGCCTCGCGTCGAAGCCGGGGGCGGCGGGGAGCTTCTGGACCGGCGCGCTCGCCGCGTTCGTTGCGACGCCGTGCACCGGGCCGTTCATGGCGGGAGCGCTCGGCGCGGCGCTGGTCCTGCCGCCGGCGGCGGGGTTGCTGGTCTTCGCGGGCCTCGGCCTTGGACTGGCGCTGCCGTTCATCGCGATCGGCTTCGTCCCCGCGCTGCGCCGCCGCCTGCCCAAGCCGGGCGCATGGATGGCGACGTTCCGCTCGATCCTCAGCATCCCGATGTTCCTGACCGCGCTCGCGCTGGCGTGGGTGCTCGGGCGGCAGGCCGGGGTGGGCGGGATGACGCTCGGAATCGGCGGCGCCATGCTGATCGGGCTGGCTTTATGGTGGTACGGTAGCCGCCAGCGCGCGTTCGTCAGCGGCTGGCCGCCGTTGCTCGCCGCCGCGGTTGCCGCCGTCGCCGCCGTCGCGCTGGTGGTGCCGCAGACCTCGACCGCAACGACGGTCGACGCGCCCGCCGGGCTTGCGGCGGCAAAGTTCAGCGAGCCCGCGCTCGCCGCATTGACCGCCGTGCATACCCCGGCTTTCGTCTATTTCACCGCCGACTGGTGCCTGACGTGCAAGGTCAACGAGCGCGGCGCAATCGCCTCGTCCGATGTCGCGGCGGCGTTCAAGCGCGGCGGCGTCAAGACGCTTGTCGGCGACTGGACGAACGGCGACCCGGTGCTCGGGCGCTTCATCGAGGCGCATAACCGCGCCGGGGTGCCGCTGTATCTGTTCTACCACCGCGATGGGCGGGTCGAGGTTTTGCCGCAGGTGCTGACAGTGGCGACGCTGACGGGGTTGGCGGTCTAG
- a CDS encoding phosphatase PAP2 family protein codes for MDPPANLGHDARMGWAEAMAAARAGLLRLSDREIALVGRTAAAARRAHLERTAVVVSWLGNGTIYLILALALVGFAGDAAWHELGVAALCGAISHIVYPAIKRVAGRPRPFEHRPGLVPPSAPLDVFSFPSGHLMTLSATMTPVLFAWPSLWLVALALWLALAWSRVATAHHYPSDLLGGTLLGVGIALPVTWALR; via the coding sequence ATGGACCCGCCTGCCAATCTCGGGCACGATGCGCGTATGGGATGGGCAGAGGCGATGGCGGCGGCGCGGGCGGGGCTGCTGCGGCTGTCGGACCGGGAGATCGCGCTCGTCGGGCGGACTGCCGCCGCCGCGCGCCGTGCGCATCTCGAACGGACCGCGGTCGTCGTCAGCTGGCTCGGCAACGGGACGATCTATCTGATCCTCGCGCTGGCGCTCGTCGGCTTCGCCGGGGATGCGGCGTGGCACGAGCTTGGGGTGGCGGCGCTGTGCGGGGCGATCAGCCACATCGTCTATCCGGCGATCAAGCGCGTCGCCGGGCGGCCGCGCCCGTTCGAGCACCGTCCCGGCCTCGTCCCGCCATCGGCCCCTCTCGACGTGTTCAGCTTCCCGAGCGGGCATTTGATGACGCTCAGCGCGACGATGACCCCGGTGCTGTTCGCATGGCCGTCGCTGTGGCTCGTCGCGCTCGCGTTGTGGCTGGCGCTGGCGTGGTCGCGGGTGGCGACGGCGCATCATTATCCGAGCGACCTGCTCGGCGGGACGTTGCTCGGGGTGGGGATCGCGCTGCCGGTGACGTGGGCGCTGCGGTAG
- a CDS encoding acetamidase/formamidase family protein encodes MKHHILASLAVVFAAGPALSRETWIVRTDLWGNPAFSTLTIDGSGQLTGDLDGDRLTGRLAKRSIVFDTTDSDHRVSHYTGRVDHDRIAGTVAEPDTNHPDTQVSHRFTAWRIVERPAGGPRTLDFHPVDYSNTWNADRAPVLTIWPGDVVHTTTIDSGGVDEHGVTRALFGNPQTGPFFVAGAVAGDTLAVHLNRVRLNRDYADSLDTVVARALGNPLVAKAGDLGKPVRWKLGLASGRASPDGATGALAAYSVAVRPMLDGLAVAPGFGSPPVSTGDTGRFGGNMDFNEVVEGNTVYLPVQQPGALLYMGDAHALQGDGETSQYALETSMDVTFSVELIKGKTINLPRVESPAQIMVLGQAGSLDDALKAASTGMIQWLQQDYDMTLSQAAQVLGTALHYSVPNLAGRSVGVAAKIDKAVLPASHHVVSTP; translated from the coding sequence ATGAAGCACCATATCCTTGCCAGTCTCGCCGTCGTTTTCGCCGCCGGACCGGCGCTTTCCCGCGAGACGTGGATCGTGCGGACCGACCTGTGGGGCAATCCGGCGTTTTCGACCCTGACGATCGATGGGTCCGGTCAGCTTACCGGCGACCTCGACGGCGACCGGCTCACCGGGCGGCTGGCGAAGCGGAGCATCGTCTTCGACACGACCGACAGCGACCATCGCGTGTCGCATTATACCGGACGGGTCGACCACGATCGCATCGCCGGCACCGTCGCCGAGCCCGATACCAATCATCCCGACACGCAGGTCTCGCACCGCTTCACGGCATGGCGTATTGTCGAACGCCCCGCCGGGGGGCCGCGAACCCTCGACTTCCACCCGGTCGATTACTCGAACACATGGAATGCCGATCGGGCTCCGGTGCTGACGATCTGGCCCGGCGACGTCGTCCATACGACGACGATTGATTCAGGCGGCGTCGACGAGCATGGCGTCACCCGCGCGTTGTTCGGCAATCCCCAGACCGGTCCGTTCTTCGTCGCTGGCGCGGTGGCGGGCGACACGCTGGCAGTCCACCTCAACCGGGTCAGGTTGAACCGCGACTATGCCGACAGCCTCGACACCGTCGTCGCGCGCGCGCTCGGCAATCCGCTCGTGGCTAAGGCGGGTGACCTCGGCAAGCCGGTGCGGTGGAAGCTCGGCCTCGCCAGCGGGCGCGCGAGCCCCGACGGTGCGACCGGCGCGCTCGCGGCGTATTCGGTCGCCGTCCGGCCAATGCTCGACGGGCTCGCGGTCGCCCCGGGGTTTGGCTCGCCGCCGGTCTCGACCGGCGACACCGGGCGCTTTGGCGGAAACATGGATTTCAACGAAGTCGTCGAGGGCAACACCGTCTACCTGCCCGTCCAGCAGCCCGGCGCGCTGCTGTATATGGGCGACGCGCACGCGCTCCAGGGCGACGGCGAGACGTCGCAATACGCGCTCGAAACGTCGATGGACGTGACCTTCTCGGTCGAGCTGATCAAGGGCAAGACGATCAACCTGCCGCGCGTCGAGTCGCCGGCGCAGATCATGGTGCTCGGCCAGGCGGGGTCGCTCGACGACGCGCTCAAGGCGGCGAGCACGGGCATGATCCAGTGGCTACAGCAGGACTACGATATGACCCTGTCGCAGGCGGCGCAGGTCCTCGGCACGGCGCTGCATTATAGCGTCCCCAATCTTGCCGGACGGAGCGTCGGCGTTGCGGCAAAGATCGACAAGGCGGTCCTGCCCGCGTCACACCACGTCGTCAGCACGCCTTAA
- a CDS encoding L,D-transpeptidase — protein MFQRCVLAVLLSTASAAVAVVPVKPAPAAPAAAPPAAAPAAAPEAAAPAVPAAASEAAPIVIPAAIAAPQRALIRLQVLLDRAHFSPGVIDGKDGGNLKLAEEAYRKANDASGTDTAALTDKLAAADAEPTVEHYTITDTDVAGPFVEHLPTDMAELAKLDSPAYANPVEELAERFHMDDALLKALNPGADFTKAGTVITVASVTAEKLGGVVTRIEVDKSANSVRAMGAGGKLLAVYPATVGSTERPAPSGTWKVRTVAMKATYTFDPKRLTFGKKAEGKLTIKPGPNNPVGTTWIDLTKDTYGIHGTPDPRLVGKRASHGCVRLTNWDIQQLAKSVKAGAVVVFKGTETRAKT, from the coding sequence ATGTTCCAACGCTGCGTTCTCGCCGTCCTGCTATCGACCGCGAGCGCGGCGGTGGCCGTCGTCCCGGTCAAGCCAGCGCCCGCTGCTCCCGCTGCCGCGCCGCCCGCCGCCGCTCCTGCCGCCGCCCCGGAAGCTGCCGCGCCCGCTGTACCCGCTGCCGCGAGCGAGGCCGCGCCGATCGTCATTCCCGCCGCAATCGCCGCCCCGCAGCGCGCGCTGATCCGCCTCCAGGTCCTGCTCGACCGCGCGCATTTCTCGCCGGGCGTGATCGACGGCAAGGACGGCGGTAACCTCAAGCTCGCCGAGGAAGCATACCGCAAGGCGAACGACGCGAGCGGCACCGACACCGCCGCGCTGACCGACAAGCTCGCCGCCGCCGATGCCGAGCCGACCGTCGAGCATTATACGATCACCGATACCGACGTCGCCGGGCCTTTCGTCGAGCACCTGCCGACCGACATGGCCGAGCTCGCCAAGCTCGACTCGCCCGCCTACGCCAACCCGGTCGAGGAACTCGCCGAGCGCTTCCATATGGACGACGCGCTGCTCAAGGCGCTCAACCCCGGGGCCGACTTCACCAAGGCCGGGACCGTCATCACCGTCGCCTCGGTCACCGCCGAGAAACTTGGCGGCGTGGTGACGCGGATCGAGGTCGACAAGAGCGCCAATTCGGTCCGCGCGATGGGTGCCGGGGGGAAATTGCTCGCGGTCTATCCGGCGACCGTCGGCAGCACCGAACGCCCCGCGCCGTCGGGAACGTGGAAGGTGCGGACCGTGGCGATGAAGGCGACCTATACCTTCGACCCGAAGCGGCTGACCTTCGGCAAGAAGGCCGAGGGCAAGCTGACGATCAAGCCGGGGCCGAACAACCCGGTCGGGACGACGTGGATCGACCTGACCAAGGACACCTACGGCATCCACGGCACCCCCGACCCGCGCCTCGTCGGCAAGCGCGCGTCGCACGGCTGCGTCCGCCTGACCAACTGGGACATCCAGCAGCTCGCGAAATCGGTCAAGGCGGGGGCGGTCGTGGTGTTCAAGGGGACCGAGACGCGCGCGAAGACCTAG
- a CDS encoding SDR family oxidoreductase, protein MRVFLTGATGFIGSHVIPELIDAGHHVVGLTRSDAGARKLEAAGVEVHRGTLEDPASVAAGAETADAVVHAAFDHDFNNFIANCEKDRRVIEAIGDVLAGSDRPFLITSGVGLGSSGPGQLATEDVMNRNYANPRRVSEVTGEAVAQRGVSVAAVRLPQVHDPVKQGLITWAIDIARDKGVSAYVGDGTNRFAAAHVSDVARLYRLALDHHRAGARWHAVAEEGVAMRDVAEAVGAGLGVPVKSLTPDEAMAHFGWFGAFVGMDMSASSALTRERLGWNPTGPGLIADLHAMDYGLAAAA, encoded by the coding sequence ATGCGCGTATTTCTTACCGGCGCGACCGGCTTTATCGGCTCGCACGTCATTCCCGAACTGATCGACGCCGGGCATCACGTCGTCGGCCTGACCCGCTCCGATGCCGGCGCGCGAAAGCTCGAAGCGGCGGGGGTCGAGGTGCATCGCGGGACGCTCGAGGACCCCGCCAGCGTCGCCGCCGGTGCGGAGACCGCCGATGCCGTCGTCCACGCGGCCTTCGACCACGACTTTAATAATTTCATCGCGAACTGCGAGAAGGACCGGCGCGTCATCGAGGCGATCGGCGACGTCCTCGCGGGGTCCGATCGGCCGTTTCTCATCACGTCGGGGGTCGGTCTCGGTTCCTCCGGGCCGGGGCAGCTCGCCACCGAGGACGTCATGAACCGCAATTATGCCAACCCGCGGCGCGTATCCGAAGTGACCGGCGAGGCGGTGGCGCAGCGCGGCGTCTCGGTCGCGGCCGTTCGCCTGCCGCAGGTCCACGACCCGGTGAAGCAGGGGCTGATCACCTGGGCAATCGACATCGCGCGCGACAAGGGCGTCTCGGCATATGTCGGCGATGGGACCAACCGCTTCGCGGCGGCGCACGTCAGCGACGTCGCGCGGCTGTACCGGCTCGCGCTCGATCACCACCGCGCCGGTGCCCGCTGGCATGCGGTTGCCGAGGAAGGCGTCGCGATGCGCGATGTTGCCGAGGCAGTCGGCGCGGGGCTCGGTGTGCCGGTCAAGTCGCTGACCCCCGACGAGGCGATGGCGCATTTCGGCTGGTTCGGGGCGTTTGTCGGAATGGACATGTCGGCGTCGAGCGCATTGACCCGCGAGCGGCTCGGCTGGAACCCGACCGGCCCGGGCCTGATCGCCGACCTGCACGCGATGGACTACGGGCTCGCCGCCGCGGCGTAG
- a CDS encoding helix-turn-helix transcriptional regulator, translating to MATLAAHALANSLGSYLRDRRARLDPATFGFAPGRRRTPGLRREEVAQRSNISATWYTWLEQGRGGAPSADVLNRIATGLMLTETERQHLFMLGLGRPPEVHYTPINGVTPRLQRVLDAFDASPAIIKTATWDIVAWNTAAAMLLTDYSKLPPNGRNILRLMFGNSHIRAAQEDWQTVARYVVGAFRADAARAGANAEITGLVEELSRTSPEFAAMWRDNQVAEHGEGRKRLHHPILGLIELEFSAFAVDGRPDLGMIVYNPATDEGADRIRRHLAEMREASAA from the coding sequence ATGGCCACCCTCGCCGCGCACGCGCTTGCCAACAGCCTCGGCAGCTATCTCCGTGACCGCCGCGCGCGGCTCGATCCGGCGACCTTCGGCTTCGCGCCGGGCCGTCGACGGACGCCGGGCCTGCGCCGTGAGGAGGTCGCTCAACGCTCGAACATCAGCGCGACGTGGTACACATGGCTCGAGCAGGGGCGCGGCGGCGCGCCGTCGGCCGACGTCCTCAACCGCATCGCCACCGGGCTGATGCTCACCGAGACCGAGCGCCAGCACCTGTTCATGCTCGGTCTCGGCCGCCCGCCCGAGGTCCATTACACCCCGATCAACGGTGTCACCCCCCGCCTCCAGCGCGTCCTCGATGCGTTCGATGCCAGCCCGGCGATCATCAAGACCGCGACGTGGGACATCGTCGCGTGGAACACCGCCGCCGCGATGCTGCTGACCGATTACTCGAAACTGCCGCCGAACGGGCGCAACATCCTGCGGCTGATGTTCGGCAATTCGCACATCCGCGCCGCGCAGGAGGATTGGCAGACCGTCGCGCGCTATGTCGTCGGTGCGTTCCGGGCCGACGCAGCGCGCGCCGGGGCCAACGCCGAGATCACCGGGCTCGTCGAGGAACTGTCGCGGACCAGCCCCGAGTTCGCGGCAATGTGGCGCGACAACCAGGTCGCCGAGCATGGCGAAGGGCGCAAACGCCTCCACCATCCGATCCTCGGGCTGATCGAACTCGAATTCTCCGCCTTCGCCGTCGACGGCCGCCCCGACCTCGGCATGATCGTCTACAACCCCGCGACCGACGAGGGTGCCGACCGCATCCGCCGCCATCTGGCGGAGATGCGGGAGGCGAGCGCGGCTTAA